Sequence from the Salinicoccus sp. Bachu38 genome:
ACGACAGGACGGGACAGGTCCTGATGAACGGCTTCATGAACGAGGAAGCCTATCAGAAGACCAGGGAAGAGGCAGTCGTATGGTTCTATTCCCGTTCAAAGGGACGCCTCTGGAAAAAGGGGGAGACGAGCGGCAATGTGCAGGTGGTCAAAAGCATGGCACTCGACTGCGATTCGGATGCGCTCCTCATCCAGGTGGAACCGAAGGGCCCGACATGCCACCTCGGCACACAGAGCTGCTTCGGCGACGATCATTTCAACCTGCAGACGCTTGAAAAGATTGTGGACCGGAAGGTCGAGCACCCGGAAGAAGGCTCATATACGAAATACCTTACCGAAGAAGGCATCGACAAGATCCTGAAGAAATGCGGTGAGGAAATGACCGAGGTCGTCATCGCGGCGAAGAATGACGAGCGGGAGGAACTCATCGATGAAACGAGCGACCTCCTCTATCATACTCTTGTACTGCTCAAACATCAGGGCGTCTCCCTTGGAGATGTGGAAGACCGGCTTGAAGCACGCCACGGGGAGAATCTGTCCTACAAGGTCCGTGGAGAAATAGAAGAATGGTAGGCGCAATCCCTCTGAAATGACAAGTAGTATCCTCGACTTCGATGAAACGCTCGAAGGCAGCAACCGCCTGAACCCGGCATATGAAATCAACGAAGATGTGATTCAGGAGATGGCGACCATCAGCATGGAGGCGGGATATATTCCATCCGATGATGTCGAAGGGCTCGTAAACAGAGAGTATGTGGATGCGGTCCTCGAAGAG
This genomic interval carries:
- the hisIE gene encoding bifunctional phosphoribosyl-AMP cyclohydrolase/phosphoribosyl-ATP diphosphatase HisIE; the protein is MKPDFDKGGGLLSVILQDDRTGQVLMNGFMNEEAYQKTREEAVVWFYSRSKGRLWKKGETSGNVQVVKSMALDCDSDALLIQVEPKGPTCHLGTQSCFGDDHFNLQTLEKIVDRKVEHPEEGSYTKYLTEEGIDKILKKCGEEMTEVVIAAKNDEREELIDETSDLLYHTLVLLKHQGVSLGDVEDRLEARHGENLSYKVRGEIEEW